The following are from one region of the Populus trichocarpa isolate Nisqually-1 chromosome 8, P.trichocarpa_v4.1, whole genome shotgun sequence genome:
- the LOC7454260 gene encoding uncharacterized protein LOC7454260, whose product MKQSERNIQRTLPLDIALKIASSLHVLDLCSLGSCSQFWRDSCGSDSIWESLTKQRWPSLHSSSFDPNTKGWKEIYIRMHREKAGSAAEVVGFVEQCSLSESIDVGDYQKAIEDLSSMQLSFEDVQMFLFKPKLNVLLNLVGLHYCIFCLEMPADRVMDTLVGCNILERKVHVKWWKLGRWFYGFRMRDESCSCWVSLEDLLTGKGEEVLGVLRRGAVHEVFRVEISISNPTSTSWCQSTQGQG is encoded by the exons atgaaacaaTCAGAGAGAAATATACAACGCACTCTCCCTCTTGATATTGCCCTCAAAATCGCATCATCTCTTCAT gTATTGGATCTGTGTTCATTGGGTAGTTGCTCTCAGTTTTGGAGGGACTCATGTGGGTCCGATTCTATATGGGAGTCACTTACCAAACAGAGATGGCCTTCgcttcattcttcttctttcgaCCCCAACACCAAG GGGTGGAAAGAGATTTATATAAGGATGCACAGAGAGAAGGCGGGTAGTGCTGCCGAAGTAGTTGGGTTTGTGGAGCAATGTTCTTTGTCTGAATCAATTGATGTTGGGGACTATCAAAAAGCAATTGAAGATTTGAGTTCCATGCAGCTTTCTTTTGAAGATGTGCAGATGTTCCTTTTCAAACCAAAGCTTAATGTGCTCCTTAACTTGGTTGGCTTGCACTACTGCATTTTCTGCCTTGAAATGCCG GCTGACCGTGTTATGGACACGCTGGTGGGCTGCAACATCTTAGAGCGTAAAGTGCATGTTAAATGGTGGAAGCTTGGCAGGTGGTTTTATGGCTTCCGCATGAGGGATGAGTCTTGTTCTTGTTGGGTTTCTCTGGAAGATCTTCTAACAGGCAAAGGGGAAGAGGTCTTGGGGGTCCTTCGCCGAGGTGCTGTTCACGAGGTGTTTCGTGTTGAGATCTCTATTTCAAATCCAACATCAACTTCCTGGTGTCAAAGCACACAGGGACAAGGTTAA